A window from Vulcanimicrobium alpinum encodes these proteins:
- a CDS encoding fumarylacetoacetate hydrolase family protein, with protein sequence MRVATLRTSDGCRAARIDGDRAILLQFADVRDLLERPDWLTQAKAGGPDVALETVAFAPLVPRPDKFFCVGFNYLAHIAELKMEPPAYPSLFAKFARALIGARDPIAMPHASEQVAWEVELGVVIGRSVRAADRATARAAIAGYTIVNDVSVRDWQMRTRQALQGKTWERTTPLGPVLVTPDEVDDAVDLRIQTLIDGAIVQDSTTADMQFSPADLISYISTFVTLDPGDIISTGSPSGVGLSRTPPRWLRSGETLTTRIAGIGELVNRCVDEDAWAPATSKAP encoded by the coding sequence ATGCGTGTTGCGACGCTCCGGACCTCCGACGGATGCCGCGCAGCGCGCATCGACGGCGATCGAGCGATTCTGCTGCAGTTCGCCGACGTGCGCGACTTGCTCGAACGCCCCGATTGGCTGACGCAGGCGAAGGCCGGCGGTCCCGACGTCGCGCTCGAAACGGTCGCCTTCGCGCCGCTCGTACCGCGCCCGGACAAGTTCTTCTGCGTCGGATTCAACTACCTCGCGCACATCGCCGAGCTGAAGATGGAGCCGCCGGCGTATCCGAGCCTGTTCGCGAAGTTCGCTCGCGCGCTGATCGGTGCGCGTGATCCGATCGCCATGCCGCACGCCTCCGAGCAAGTTGCTTGGGAGGTCGAACTGGGAGTGGTGATCGGCCGGTCCGTACGCGCCGCGGATCGCGCGACGGCACGGGCTGCAATCGCAGGCTATACGATCGTCAACGACGTCTCCGTGCGCGACTGGCAGATGCGCACGCGTCAGGCGCTGCAGGGCAAGACGTGGGAGCGAACCACTCCCCTCGGACCGGTGCTCGTCACCCCGGACGAGGTCGATGACGCCGTCGACCTGCGCATCCAAACGCTGATCGACGGCGCGATCGTGCAAGACTCCACGACGGCCGACATGCAGTTTTCGCCCGCTGATCTCATCAGCTATATCAGCACGTTCGTGACGCTCGACCCGGGCGACATCATCTCGACGGGTTCGCCGTCGGGGGTCGGTCTGTCGCGCACGCCGCCCCGCTGGCTGCGCAGCGGCGAGACCCTGACCACCCGCATCGCGGGGATCGGCGAACTGGTCAATCGCTGCGTCGATGAGGACGCGTGGGCGCCCGCGACGAGCAAAGCGCCCTGA
- a CDS encoding YihY/virulence factor BrkB family protein, which translates to MSRLIRVFRRAGLNFSAEGSAFMAQAIAFTAVFALVPLTLVAVTVLAFVYGTDEGIARAHAVIQLYVPQLQDLVANNLDAIVRYRSVTGIVGLLGLVWSGKNLFQALTYALNRSLGIRRYRHFVWDVAIALVLVPFAGVVLILATVLPVLITLIVQFTGLESLRWAPQITSYAASLLLVFIVSGLLYAYLPNRHPKFWSVAAGAAVCAVLYSIAQIAFAVYTAFAAGAFAIYGALSALFVLLLWLDLIGVIFLFGAHVSAAWEKEALQETLPLAS; encoded by the coding sequence GTGTCACGCCTGATCCGCGTCTTCCGCCGGGCAGGGCTGAACTTTTCCGCCGAAGGCTCGGCGTTCATGGCGCAGGCGATCGCCTTCACCGCGGTGTTCGCGCTCGTCCCGCTGACGCTCGTCGCGGTCACGGTCCTGGCATTCGTCTACGGCACCGACGAGGGGATCGCGCGCGCCCACGCGGTGATTCAGCTCTACGTGCCGCAGCTCCAAGATCTGGTCGCGAACAACCTCGACGCGATCGTGCGCTATCGCAGCGTCACCGGGATCGTCGGCCTGCTGGGACTGGTGTGGTCGGGCAAGAATCTGTTCCAAGCGCTCACGTACGCGCTGAACCGGTCGCTCGGGATCCGGCGATACCGTCACTTCGTGTGGGACGTCGCGATCGCGCTCGTGCTCGTCCCGTTCGCCGGCGTCGTGCTGATCCTGGCAACCGTGCTGCCCGTCCTCATCACGCTGATCGTGCAGTTCACGGGACTCGAATCCCTGCGCTGGGCGCCGCAGATCACGTCGTACGCCGCGTCGCTGCTGCTGGTCTTCATCGTCTCCGGACTGCTCTACGCGTACTTGCCCAACCGCCATCCGAAGTTCTGGTCGGTCGCAGCGGGGGCGGCCGTCTGCGCGGTGCTGTACTCGATCGCGCAGATCGCGTTCGCGGTCTACACGGCGTTCGCCGCCGGCGCGTTCGCGATCTACGGCGCGCTCTCCGCGCTGTTCGTCCTGCTGCTGTGGCTCGACCTGATCGGCGTGATCTTCCTGTTCGGCGCGCACGTCAGCGCGGCATGGGAGAAAGAAGCGCTCCAAGAGACGCTGCCGCTCGCCTCGTAA
- the ffh gene encoding signal recognition particle protein, translated as MLEALGERLGAIFDRLANRGRLNESDVAEVLREVRVALLEADVALPVAKEFVNRIKEKAVGSDVLTSLTPAQSVVKIVYDELVELMGGAAARLTYSDAPPTVYLMVGLQGSGKTTHAGKLALRLKEQGRRTLLVAADVYRPAAIDQLKTLGRQIDLPVFDESQGDPVKIARDGVAEAKRLGIPTVIIDTAGRLQIDDRLMVELEQIKAAVKPIEILFVADAMTGQEAVNVAKTFNERLGITGVILTKMDGDARGGAALSIHRMTGAPIKFVGVGEKVTALEAFYPDRLAQRILGMGDVLTLIEKTQSVYSEQQAEDLAKKLRKSQFTLDDFLDQLRQVRKMGSMNDIMKMIPGLSKALPNVQIDEKDVSKTEAIICSMTRRERERPEILNGSRRKRIALGSGTQVSDVNKLVKQFEASRQMMKQLGGMKKGRFPKFPMPGLGR; from the coding sequence GTGCTCGAGGCCTTGGGCGAGCGCTTAGGCGCGATCTTCGACCGGCTTGCCAATCGCGGCCGACTCAACGAGTCGGACGTCGCTGAGGTATTGCGCGAAGTTCGCGTCGCGCTGCTCGAAGCCGACGTCGCGCTCCCCGTCGCCAAAGAATTCGTCAACCGGATCAAGGAGAAGGCCGTCGGGAGCGACGTCCTCACCTCGCTGACGCCGGCGCAGTCGGTCGTCAAGATCGTCTACGACGAACTCGTGGAATTGATGGGCGGCGCGGCCGCGCGTCTGACGTACAGCGATGCGCCGCCGACCGTGTACCTGATGGTCGGTCTGCAGGGTTCGGGGAAAACGACGCACGCCGGCAAACTCGCGTTGCGTCTGAAGGAGCAGGGCCGCCGAACGCTGCTCGTCGCGGCCGACGTCTACCGTCCGGCCGCGATCGATCAGCTCAAGACGCTCGGGCGTCAAATCGACCTGCCGGTCTTCGACGAGAGTCAGGGCGATCCGGTGAAGATCGCGCGCGACGGCGTCGCCGAAGCGAAGCGGCTCGGGATCCCGACGGTCATCATCGATACCGCCGGCCGCCTGCAGATCGACGATCGCCTGATGGTCGAACTCGAGCAGATCAAAGCCGCGGTCAAGCCGATCGAGATTCTGTTCGTCGCCGACGCGATGACCGGCCAAGAGGCGGTGAACGTCGCGAAGACGTTCAACGAGCGGCTCGGGATCACGGGCGTCATCCTCACCAAGATGGACGGCGACGCGCGCGGCGGCGCCGCGCTCTCGATCCACCGCATGACGGGCGCGCCGATCAAGTTCGTCGGCGTCGGCGAAAAGGTCACGGCGCTCGAAGCGTTCTATCCCGACCGGCTCGCGCAGCGCATTCTCGGGATGGGCGACGTCCTCACGCTGATCGAGAAGACGCAGAGCGTCTACTCCGAACAGCAGGCCGAGGATCTCGCCAAGAAGCTGCGCAAATCGCAGTTCACCCTCGACGATTTTCTCGATCAGCTTCGTCAAGTCCGCAAGATGGGCTCGATGAACGACATCATGAAGATGATCCCCGGGCTTTCGAAGGCGCTGCCGAACGTGCAGATCGACGAGAAAGACGTCAGCAAGACTGAGGCGATCATCTGTTCCATGACGCGCCGCGAACGCGAGCGCCCCGAGATCTTGAACGGCTCGCGCCGCAAGCGCATCGCGCTAGGGTCGGGGACACAAGTCTCCGACGTGAACAAGCTCGTGAAACAGTTCGAGGCGTCCCGCCAGATGATGAAGCAGCTCGGCGGGATGAAAAAAGGCCGCTTCCCCAAGTTCCCGATGCCGGGCTTGGGGCGGTGA
- a CDS encoding DUF177 domain-containing protein, with protein sequence MGSPLVIDVGSLLFAGRPMSLDERVEVPPFSTFTFPQPAHVRLDLRRVDRGIQIDGTLEVDVAGTCDRCLEDVTVPMTVEVEERFDPPSGTSDPFGENNVLNGTSLDVSDLVRQLAASALPRMLCSGDCRGLCDICGLSKNAGGGCTCPPVHTEGDHGESQVENPPVEDA encoded by the coding sequence ATGGGTTCACCACTGGTCATCGACGTCGGTTCGCTGCTCTTCGCGGGGCGTCCGATGTCTCTCGACGAACGGGTCGAGGTTCCGCCGTTCTCCACGTTCACGTTCCCGCAGCCGGCGCACGTCCGGCTCGACCTGCGGCGCGTCGATCGGGGGATTCAGATCGACGGGACGCTCGAGGTCGACGTCGCGGGAACGTGCGACCGGTGTCTGGAGGACGTCACCGTCCCGATGACGGTCGAGGTCGAGGAGCGCTTCGATCCGCCGAGCGGAACGAGCGACCCTTTCGGAGAGAACAACGTACTGAACGGCACGTCTCTGGACGTCAGCGATCTGGTGAGGCAACTCGCCGCCAGCGCACTCCCGAGAATGCTGTGCAGCGGAGACTGTCGCGGACTCTGCGACATCTGTGGACTGAGCAAGAACGCGGGGGGTGGCTGCACCTGTCCTCCCGTGCATACGGAAGGCGATCATGGCGAATCTCAAGTGGAAAACCCCCCGGTCGAAGACGCGTAG
- a CDS encoding beta-ketoacyl-ACP synthase III: MNATGVRIAGVGHYVPDRVITNADFEKMFETSDEWITTRTGMKERHAVRADEPTSDIALAAARNALAQAKLSASDLSCIIVATVTPDYAFPATACVVGSKLGVPGVAAFDMEIGCSGFIYGLTVAASLVRTGVFRRVLLIGAEELTRLVNYEDRSTAILFGDGAGAVVLEAASTDSFLGSELGADGTTPSNLYLPFSGTADPAPTAADIAQKKNTIHMNGREVFRFAVTKMIEATNVALDRAGMTAHDVTWLIPHQANRRIIDAAAKHLEMPGERVIVNIDKYGNTSAASIPMALSEAVASGKLKDGDVILFVGFGAGLSWGAVAWRWNMNGAAA, from the coding sequence TTGAACGCCACCGGGGTCCGGATCGCGGGCGTCGGGCACTACGTGCCCGACCGCGTGATCACCAACGCCGATTTCGAGAAGATGTTCGAGACGTCGGACGAGTGGATCACGACCCGCACCGGGATGAAGGAACGGCACGCGGTCCGCGCCGACGAGCCGACCAGCGACATCGCGCTCGCCGCCGCGCGCAACGCGCTCGCGCAGGCGAAGCTGTCCGCATCCGATCTCTCGTGCATCATCGTCGCGACGGTGACCCCGGATTATGCCTTCCCCGCCACTGCCTGCGTCGTCGGCAGCAAGCTCGGCGTGCCGGGCGTTGCGGCATTCGACATGGAGATCGGCTGCAGCGGTTTCATCTACGGCCTCACCGTAGCAGCGAGTCTGGTCCGCACCGGCGTCTTCCGGCGCGTGCTGCTGATCGGCGCCGAAGAACTGACGCGGCTGGTCAACTACGAAGACCGCTCGACGGCGATCCTCTTCGGCGATGGCGCCGGCGCGGTGGTGCTCGAAGCCGCTTCGACCGATTCGTTTCTCGGCTCGGAGCTCGGTGCCGACGGCACGACCCCGTCGAACCTGTACCTCCCGTTCAGCGGCACCGCCGATCCCGCGCCGACCGCCGCCGACATCGCGCAGAAGAAGAACACGATCCATATGAACGGCCGCGAAGTCTTCCGCTTCGCAGTCACCAAGATGATCGAGGCGACGAACGTCGCGCTCGATCGCGCGGGGATGACCGCGCACGACGTCACGTGGCTGATCCCGCATCAGGCGAATCGCCGCATCATCGACGCCGCCGCGAAGCATCTCGAGATGCCCGGCGAGCGCGTGATCGTCAACATCGACAAGTACGGCAACACGAGCGCGGCGTCGATTCCCATGGCGCTCTCGGAGGCCGTCGCGTCGGGCAAACTCAAGGATGGAGATGTGATTCTGTTCGTCGGATTCGGAGCCGGCTTGAGTTGGGGCGCCGTCGCGTGGCGCTGGAACATGAACGGCGCCGCGGCATGA
- a CDS encoding acyl carrier protein, with translation MAADTFDRVKKIIVEQLGVEENEVTPEASITDDLGADSLDQVELVMAFETEFGIDIPDEEAEKIKTVGDAVQKIESVGAAKE, from the coding sequence ATGGCCGCTGACACATTCGATCGCGTCAAGAAGATCATCGTCGAACAGCTTGGCGTCGAGGAAAACGAAGTCACGCCGGAAGCGTCGATCACCGACGATCTGGGTGCCGATTCGCTCGATCAGGTTGAGCTCGTGATGGCGTTCGAGACCGAGTTCGGGATCGACATCCCCGATGAAGAAGCCGAGAAGATCAAGACCGTCGGCGACGCGGTTCAAAAGATCGAATCGGTGGGCGCCGCCAAGGAATAA
- the rpmF gene encoding 50S ribosomal protein L32 yields the protein MANLKWKTPRSKTRSRRAANWKLNPVTTVECPQCHQPKRPHFVCDFCGTYDGRQVVTPKDDHAGHNHP from the coding sequence ATGGCGAATCTCAAGTGGAAAACCCCCCGGTCGAAGACGCGTAGCCGGCGCGCTGCGAACTGGAAGCTCAACCCCGTCACGACGGTCGAGTGTCCGCAGTGCCACCAGCCGAAGCGTCCGCACTTCGTGTGCGACTTCTGCGGCACGTACGACGGCCGTCAGGTGGTCACGCCGAAGGACGACCACGCCGGCCACAATCACCCGTAG
- a CDS encoding integrase core domain-containing protein: MARSTVIKVLKRLNIARLRDLEPARFTQRYEYRRPGELVHIDIKKIARFERVGHRIHGDRTKCSRHVGYDVIFVAVDDASRRTETRVYTREDATSAADFLRRLAILYARRGVRIERVMTDNGKVFSSNAFESMMRSIGARHIFTPPYTPRWNGKAERFIQTMLREWAYAVAYRTSDERRDALPAWLRYYNEDRRHTAINYETPASRWAAARKRGA, translated from the coding sequence ATGGCGCGCTCGACGGTCATCAAGGTACTCAAGCGGCTCAACATCGCGCGTCTGCGCGACCTCGAGCCGGCCCGCTTTACGCAGCGTTATGAGTATCGCCGACCCGGCGAGCTCGTTCACATTGACATCAAGAAGATCGCACGATTTGAGCGCGTGGGGCACCGCATCCACGGCGATCGCACGAAGTGCTCCAGGCACGTCGGCTACGACGTCATCTTTGTCGCGGTCGACGATGCCAGCCGCCGGACTGAAACACGCGTATACACGCGGGAAGACGCGACCTCGGCCGCAGACTTCTTGCGGCGGCTCGCGATTCTTTACGCTCGTCGCGGCGTGCGAATCGAACGAGTCATGACTGACAACGGCAAAGTGTTCAGCTCGAACGCGTTCGAGTCAATGATGAGGTCGATCGGTGCGCGACACATTTTCACGCCGCCCTACACGCCGCGTTGGAACGGCAAAGCGGAGCGCTTCATCCAGACCATGCTGCGCGAGTGGGCGTACGCGGTCGCTTATCGCACCAGCGACGAGCGCCGAGACGCCCTCCCGGCGTGGCTCCGGTACTACAACGAGGACCGCCGGCACACGGCCATCAACTACGAGACCCCCGCCTCACGTTGGGCCGCGGCCCGTAAACGAGGCGCGTAG
- the rpsP gene encoding 30S ribosomal protein S16, translated as MVKIRLRRMGAKKQPTYRFVVADVNSPRDGRFLEILGHYNPRTEPKTLVVDQEKAKEWLAKGAQPSDPVRRLFAELGLVERGPISETKRAPKAKKS; from the coding sequence ATGGTTAAGATCAGACTCCGACGCATGGGCGCCAAGAAACAGCCGACGTACCGCTTCGTCGTCGCCGACGTGAACTCGCCGCGCGACGGCCGCTTCCTCGAGATCCTCGGCCACTACAACCCGCGCACGGAGCCCAAGACGCTCGTCGTGGATCAGGAGAAGGCCAAGGAGTGGCTCGCCAAGGGCGCGCAGCCGTCGGATCCGGTGCGCCGTCTCTTCGCCGAACTCGGCTTGGTCGAGCGCGGACCGATCTCCGAGACGAAGCGCGCGCCGAAGGCGAAGAAGTCCTGA
- a CDS encoding SDR family NAD(P)-dependent oxidoreductase, with protein sequence MGARDEQSALSAPGTLVVTGGGRGIGSAITRCAAERGWAVAVNYLRDRESAEAVVNDIVARGGSAVAIGADIGDPLAAARLVAQAQEALGPIAGLVNNAAITGGIARVADVDAATLARVFAVNVIGAMVCARKAVRRMSKANGGFGGAIVNISSRAAVYGSAGEWVHYAASKAAIDAFTVGLAVETTRLVYGPRPNVRRGSRS encoded by the coding sequence GTGGGCGCCCGCGACGAGCAAAGCGCCCTGAGCGCCCCCGGCACGCTCGTCGTCACCGGCGGCGGACGCGGCATCGGTTCGGCGATCACGCGCTGCGCCGCCGAACGCGGATGGGCGGTCGCGGTGAACTACCTGCGCGACCGCGAGTCGGCCGAAGCCGTCGTGAACGACATCGTCGCACGCGGCGGGAGCGCGGTCGCGATCGGCGCGGATATCGGCGACCCGCTCGCGGCTGCGCGACTCGTCGCGCAGGCACAGGAAGCGCTCGGGCCGATCGCGGGCCTGGTCAACAACGCCGCGATCACCGGCGGGATCGCGCGGGTCGCCGACGTCGATGCGGCGACGCTCGCCCGCGTCTTCGCCGTCAACGTCATCGGCGCGATGGTCTGCGCGCGCAAAGCGGTGCGCCGGATGTCGAAAGCAAACGGCGGCTTCGGCGGCGCGATCGTCAACATCTCTTCGCGCGCCGCCGTCTACGGAAGTGCCGGTGAGTGGGTGCACTATGCCGCGAGCAAAGCGGCGATCGACGCGTTCACGGTCGGGCTAGCTGTCGAGACTACGCGCCTCGTTTACGGGCCGCGGCCCAACGTGAGGCGGGGGTCTCGTAGTTGA
- the fabD gene encoding ACP S-malonyltransferase, with protein MTMRIGVVFPGQGSQVVGMGVDVARSSPAAAQCFAAAKTILGYDLLALCESGPEERLRETRYAQPAIFVTNVALARAVGEALEPVVGAGHSFGELCALTLAGALTFETALALVNERGLAMHRAAALAQGAMAAVLGLAADALRDAVATTVARGGGRVQLANFNAPGQIVISGDAEAVRMAGELAMEAGAKRVVPLNVAGAWHSALMDPAKDEFAAHVQAATVTPPRFTVISNVDAQPYAEVEQIKTNLIRSVTDEVLWHDTAVAMVALKLDLIVEFGAQSILAPMFKRIAAAPKAITVSGAAAIERLREQIAPQAVS; from the coding sequence ATGACGATGCGGATCGGGGTCGTCTTTCCCGGCCAGGGCTCGCAGGTCGTCGGGATGGGCGTCGACGTCGCGCGCAGTTCGCCCGCCGCGGCGCAGTGCTTCGCCGCCGCGAAGACGATCCTGGGCTACGATCTGCTCGCGCTCTGCGAGAGCGGCCCCGAAGAACGTTTGCGCGAGACGCGGTACGCGCAGCCGGCGATCTTCGTCACCAACGTCGCGCTCGCGCGCGCCGTCGGCGAAGCGCTGGAACCCGTCGTCGGCGCGGGCCACTCGTTCGGTGAATTGTGCGCGCTGACGCTGGCCGGTGCGCTCACCTTCGAGACGGCGCTCGCGCTGGTCAACGAACGCGGCTTGGCGATGCATCGCGCCGCCGCGCTCGCGCAGGGCGCGATGGCTGCGGTGCTCGGGCTCGCGGCGGACGCGCTGCGCGACGCGGTCGCGACGACCGTCGCGCGCGGCGGCGGACGCGTCCAGCTCGCCAACTTCAACGCGCCCGGCCAGATCGTGATCAGCGGCGACGCCGAAGCGGTGCGCATGGCGGGCGAACTTGCGATGGAGGCCGGCGCGAAACGCGTTGTCCCGCTCAACGTCGCGGGCGCCTGGCACAGCGCGCTGATGGATCCGGCGAAGGACGAGTTCGCCGCGCACGTCCAGGCGGCGACCGTGACGCCGCCGCGCTTCACCGTGATCTCCAACGTCGACGCGCAGCCGTATGCCGAGGTCGAGCAGATCAAGACGAACCTGATCCGCTCGGTTACCGACGAGGTGCTCTGGCACGACACCGCCGTCGCGATGGTCGCGCTGAAACTCGACCTGATCGTCGAGTTCGGCGCGCAGTCGATCCTGGCGCCGATGTTCAAGCGCATCGCCGCCGCGCCCAAGGCGATCACCGTCTCGGGCGCGGCGGCGATCGAGAGACTGCGCGAGCAGATCGCGCCGCAGGCCGTCTCGTGA
- the rimM gene encoding ribosome maturation factor RimM (Essential for efficient processing of 16S rRNA) has product MAGVFGLRGELKLDPSRIGDDALAVGLTLRATLRDGTTRELRIASLRPHKGRPLVRFDGIDDATAAQPLVGATLAIPRSAVVLKRDEYLDDDLRGCALVDASGAILGDVTAVEHYPAQDVLIVRVAGASPRTAMVPLVRTFVQQIDVTAKRIAVDLPRGLLDERDADQA; this is encoded by the coding sequence GTGGCCGGCGTGTTCGGATTGCGGGGCGAGCTGAAGCTCGACCCGAGCCGGATCGGCGACGATGCGCTCGCGGTCGGGCTCACGCTGCGCGCGACGTTGCGCGACGGGACGACGCGCGAACTGCGCATCGCATCGCTCCGCCCGCACAAGGGACGCCCGCTCGTGCGCTTCGACGGGATCGACGACGCGACGGCGGCGCAGCCGCTGGTCGGCGCGACGCTCGCGATCCCGCGGTCAGCGGTCGTGCTCAAGCGCGATGAGTATCTCGACGACGATCTGCGCGGCTGCGCGCTCGTCGACGCGAGCGGTGCGATCCTCGGCGACGTGACGGCAGTCGAACACTACCCCGCGCAGGACGTGCTCATCGTCCGCGTTGCCGGTGCATCGCCGCGCACTGCGATGGTGCCGCTGGTGCGCACGTTCGTGCAGCAGATCGACGTGACGGCGAAACGGATCGCGGTCGACCTGCCGCGCGGTCTGCTCGACGAGCGCGACGCCGATCAGGCGTAG
- the fabG gene encoding 3-oxoacyl-ACP reductase FabG → MSASVAVVTGASRGIGRAIAVDLARHGSDLALFGRDTAALAGTEAAVRAARPGAAISTYAVDVADEQAVAGAIADVLAKHGRIDIAVANAGQSQDGLILRFRSAELDRLLDVNLKSAFYLSAAVAKPMMKQKSGSIVFVSSIVGLAGNPGQSMYAATKAGLLGLTKSLAKELGSRNIRVNAVAPGLIETAMTSEMPAAARDHYLKTIALGRSGSPEDVAPVVTFLASDAARYVTGQTLVVDGGFLM, encoded by the coding sequence GTGAGCGCATCGGTCGCCGTCGTCACCGGGGCCAGCCGCGGGATCGGGCGCGCCATCGCCGTCGACCTCGCGCGCCACGGTTCCGACCTCGCGCTGTTCGGCCGCGACACCGCGGCGCTCGCCGGGACCGAGGCCGCAGTACGCGCCGCCCGGCCCGGCGCGGCGATCAGCACCTACGCGGTCGACGTCGCCGACGAGCAGGCCGTCGCCGGCGCGATTGCCGACGTCCTCGCGAAGCACGGCCGCATCGACATCGCGGTCGCCAACGCCGGCCAATCTCAGGACGGGCTCATCCTGCGCTTCAGAAGCGCCGAGCTCGACCGGCTCCTCGACGTGAACCTGAAGTCGGCATTCTACCTCTCGGCCGCTGTGGCGAAGCCGATGATGAAGCAGAAGAGCGGTTCCATCGTCTTCGTCTCGTCGATCGTCGGGCTGGCGGGGAATCCCGGCCAGAGCATGTATGCGGCAACCAAAGCCGGCTTGCTGGGCTTGACCAAGTCGCTCGCGAAAGAACTCGGGTCCCGCAACATCCGCGTCAACGCGGTCGCGCCCGGCCTGATCGAAACCGCGATGACCTCGGAGATGCCGGCCGCCGCGCGCGACCACTACCTCAAAACGATCGCTCTGGGCCGCTCCGGCAGCCCCGAGGACGTCGCCCCCGTCGTCACCTTTCTCGCTTCGGATGCCGCCCGCTACGTCACCGGCCAAACGCTGGTCGTCGACGGCGGCTTTCTGATGTAG
- a CDS encoding KH domain-containing protein produces the protein MSAFDDEFGLFGDDEAAAEEERRSTLGARRIASDEAAHDDIEPEDERPRRGRRDRSATSADEGDEKPRRFRRDSPDRGARKTEDPAVAQQRALDLLKFLAKKLVSKPDMVLVEEVDTDKGRVVELVVEHEDLGKVIGRNGRVAQALRTLVRASAEGRLSIDIISFEDETLEAEAEHAGSPSADAEQADE, from the coding sequence GTGAGCGCGTTCGACGACGAGTTCGGCCTCTTCGGCGACGACGAGGCCGCCGCGGAAGAAGAGCGCCGCTCGACGCTTGGTGCGCGGCGCATCGCCTCGGACGAAGCCGCGCACGACGACATCGAACCGGAAGACGAACGGCCCCGCCGCGGCCGCCGCGACCGCTCCGCGACGAGCGCCGACGAGGGCGACGAGAAGCCGCGCCGCTTCCGCCGCGACTCGCCCGATCGCGGCGCGCGCAAGACCGAGGATCCCGCGGTCGCGCAGCAGCGCGCGCTCGACCTGCTGAAGTTTCTCGCGAAGAAGCTCGTCTCGAAGCCCGACATGGTGCTGGTCGAAGAGGTCGACACCGACAAGGGCCGCGTCGTCGAACTCGTCGTCGAGCACGAAGATCTCGGCAAGGTGATCGGCCGCAACGGCCGCGTCGCGCAAGCGCTCCGCACGCTGGTGCGCGCGAGCGCCGAAGGCCGGCTGAGCATCGACATCATCTCCTTCGAGGACGAGACCCTCGAAGCGGAAGCGGAACACGCGGGCAGCCCTTCGGCGGACGCGGAGCAAGCTGACGAGTGA
- a CDS encoding transglycosylase SLT domain-containing protein, translated as MTTNLGVAYGPQIAAAAARHHLDARLLAAVAAQETGGPGSSSGRNIVGDGGHGRGVFQIDDRYHPFARTAAAMDPARNADYAAGLLAASLERYGGDVHAALSAYNAGSPEAAGTRTDWGDGPRLGYADSVLRHYAELGGPGTASTGPTAGPLDALLGFVALLGGSAVSGQPQLPPYRPLAQPDQNDSGDTAPAVLADGDA; from the coding sequence ATGACGACCAACCTTGGCGTGGCCTACGGGCCCCAAATCGCGGCTGCGGCCGCCCGCCATCACCTCGACGCGCGCCTGCTCGCCGCCGTCGCCGCCCAGGAGACCGGCGGTCCCGGGAGCAGTTCCGGCCGCAACATCGTGGGCGACGGCGGCCACGGGCGCGGCGTGTTCCAGATCGACGACCGCTACCACCCCTTCGCCCGCACTGCGGCGGCGATGGATCCGGCGCGGAACGCCGACTACGCCGCCGGCCTCCTGGCCGCGAGTCTGGAGCGCTACGGCGGCGACGTGCATGCCGCGCTCTCCGCATATAACGCCGGCTCTCCGGAGGCTGCCGGGACCCGGACCGATTGGGGCGACGGCCCGCGACTCGGCTACGCGGACTCCGTCCTCCGGCACTACGCCGAGCTGGGCGGACCGGGGACGGCGAGCACCGGTCCGACTGCGGGACCACTCGACGCGCTGCTCGGCTTCGTCGCGCTGCTCGGCGGGAGCGCCGTCTCGGGGCAGCCGCAGCTTCCGCCGTATCGGCCGCTTGCGCAGCCCGACCAGAACGATTCCGGCGATACCGCTCCCGCCGTGCTCGCCGACGGCGACGCCTAG